In Megalobrama amblycephala isolate DHTTF-2021 linkage group LG10, ASM1881202v1, whole genome shotgun sequence, one DNA window encodes the following:
- the LOC125277592 gene encoding polyglutamylase complex subunit TTLL1 isoform X1 codes for MAGKVKWVTDIEKSVLINNFEKRGWIQVTDSDDWNFYWMSVQTIRSVFSVDTGYRLTDDQMVNHFPNHYELTRKDLMIKNIKRYRKDLEKEASPLAEKDESGKHLYLDFVPVTFMLPADYNLFVEEFRKSPSSTWIMKPCGKAQGKGIFLINKLSQIKKWSRDSRTSTFVSANSGKEAYVISLYIDNPLLIGGKKFDLRLYVLVTSYRPLKCYMYKLGFCRFCTVKYTPSTSELDNMFVHLTNVAIQKHGDDYNHVHGGKWTVSNLRLYLESTRGRDVTNHLFDQIHWIMVHSLKAVAPVMNNDKHCFECYGYDIIIDDRLKPWLIEVNASPSLTSSTANDRILKYNLINDTLNIVTPNGEIPDCRWNRSLPKEALGHYQVLYDEEQALSESADLRSRSGPSLGSKGSRSGSVRPPFPATWK; via the exons atggctGGGAAGGTGAAGTGGGTGACGGACATCGAGAAGTCGGTGCTGATCAATAACTTTGAGAAGAGAGGATGGATCCAGGTGACGGACAGCGACGACTGGAACTTCTACTG GATGAGCGTCCAGACCATCCGGAGCGTGTTCAGCGTGGACACCGGCTACCGGCTGACCGACGACCAGATGGTCAACCACTTCCCCAACCACTACGAGCTGACCAGGAAGGACCTGATGATCAAGAACATCAAGCGCTACCGCAAAGACCTGGAGAAGGAGGCCAGTCCCTTAGCCGAGAAGGATGAGAGCGGGAAACACCTCTACCTGG ATTTCGTGCCCGTGACGTTCATGCTGCCGGCCGACTACAACCTGTTCGTGGAGGAGTTCAGGAAGAGCCCGTCCAGCACGTGGATCATGAAGCCGTGCGGGAAGGCGCAGGGAAAAGGCATCTTCCTCATCAACAAGCTCTCTCAGATCAAGAAGTGGTCCCGCGACAGCCGCACATCCAC GTTTGTGTCAGCGAACAGCGGGAAGGAGGCGTACGTCATCTCTCTGTACATCGACAACCCTCTTCTGATCGGCGGGAAGAAGTTCGACCTGCGTCTGTATGTGCTGGTGACCAGCTACAGGCCGCTCAAGTGCTACAT GTACAAACTGGGCTTCTGCCGCTTCTGCACGGTCAAATACACGCCCAGCACCAGTGAGCTGGACAACATGTTCGTGCACCTCACCAACGTGGCCATCCAGAAACACGGC GACGACTACAATCACGTTCACGGCGGGAAGTGGACGGTCAGTAACCTGCGGCTCTATCTGGAGAGCACTCGAGGACGGGACGTCACCAACCACCTGTTTGACCAGATCCACTGGATCATGGTGCATTCGCTCAAAGCCGTGGCT CCCGTCATGAACAACGACAAGCACTGCTTCGAGTGTTACGGCTATGACATCATCATCGACGACAGGCTCAAGCCGTGGCTGATCGAG GTGAACGCGTCTCCGTCGCTCACCTCCAGCACGGCCAACGACCGCATCCTGAAGTACAACCTGATCAACGACACGCTGAACATCGTCACGCCCAACGGAGAGATCCCCGACTGCCGCTGGAACCGCAGCCTGCCCAAAGAGGCTCTGGGACACTATCAAGTGCT ATACGACGAGGAGCAGGCTCTGAGCGAGAGCGCCGACCTCAGGAGCCGCTCGGGGCCGTCGCTGGGGTCAAAGGGCAGCAGGTCCGGCAGCGTGCGCCCACCGTTCCCCGCCACCTGGAAGTGA
- the LOC125277592 gene encoding polyglutamylase complex subunit TTLL1 isoform X2 produces MAGKVKWVTDIEKSVLINNFEKRGWIQVTDSDDWNFYWMSVQTIRSVFSVDTGYRLTDDQMVNHFPNHYELTRKDLMIKNIKRYRKDLEKEASPLAEKDESGKHLYLDFVPVTFMLPADYNLFVEEFRKSPSSTWIMKPCGKAQGKGIFLINKLSQIKKWSRDSRTSTFVSANSGKEAYVISLYIDNPLLIGGKKFDLRLYVLVTSYRPLKCYMYKLGFCRFCTVKYTPSTSELDNMFVHLTNVAIQKHGDDYNHVHGGKWTVSNLRLYLESTRGRDVTNHLFDQIHWIMVHSLKAVAPVMNNDKHCFECYGYDIIIDDRLKPWLIEVNASPSLTSSTANDRILKYNLINDTLNIVTPNGEIPDCRWNRSLPKEALGHYQVL; encoded by the exons atggctGGGAAGGTGAAGTGGGTGACGGACATCGAGAAGTCGGTGCTGATCAATAACTTTGAGAAGAGAGGATGGATCCAGGTGACGGACAGCGACGACTGGAACTTCTACTG GATGAGCGTCCAGACCATCCGGAGCGTGTTCAGCGTGGACACCGGCTACCGGCTGACCGACGACCAGATGGTCAACCACTTCCCCAACCACTACGAGCTGACCAGGAAGGACCTGATGATCAAGAACATCAAGCGCTACCGCAAAGACCTGGAGAAGGAGGCCAGTCCCTTAGCCGAGAAGGATGAGAGCGGGAAACACCTCTACCTGG ATTTCGTGCCCGTGACGTTCATGCTGCCGGCCGACTACAACCTGTTCGTGGAGGAGTTCAGGAAGAGCCCGTCCAGCACGTGGATCATGAAGCCGTGCGGGAAGGCGCAGGGAAAAGGCATCTTCCTCATCAACAAGCTCTCTCAGATCAAGAAGTGGTCCCGCGACAGCCGCACATCCAC GTTTGTGTCAGCGAACAGCGGGAAGGAGGCGTACGTCATCTCTCTGTACATCGACAACCCTCTTCTGATCGGCGGGAAGAAGTTCGACCTGCGTCTGTATGTGCTGGTGACCAGCTACAGGCCGCTCAAGTGCTACAT GTACAAACTGGGCTTCTGCCGCTTCTGCACGGTCAAATACACGCCCAGCACCAGTGAGCTGGACAACATGTTCGTGCACCTCACCAACGTGGCCATCCAGAAACACGGC GACGACTACAATCACGTTCACGGCGGGAAGTGGACGGTCAGTAACCTGCGGCTCTATCTGGAGAGCACTCGAGGACGGGACGTCACCAACCACCTGTTTGACCAGATCCACTGGATCATGGTGCATTCGCTCAAAGCCGTGGCT CCCGTCATGAACAACGACAAGCACTGCTTCGAGTGTTACGGCTATGACATCATCATCGACGACAGGCTCAAGCCGTGGCTGATCGAG GTGAACGCGTCTCCGTCGCTCACCTCCAGCACGGCCAACGACCGCATCCTGAAGTACAACCTGATCAACGACACGCTGAACATCGTCACGCCCAACGGAGAGATCCCCGACTGCCGCTGGAACCGCAGCCTGCCCAAAGAGGCTCTGGGACACTATCAAGTGCTGTGA